DNA from Petropleomorpha daqingensis:
CAGCTCGATCGCGACGGTCTTGGTGAAGCCCTGCAGACCGGCCTTGGCGGTGGAGTAGTTGGCCTGGCCGCGGTTGCCCAGCGCCGAGACGCTGGACAGGCTCACGATCCGGCCGAACTTCGCCTCGGTCATGTACTTCTGCACCGCGCGGGTCATCAGGAAGGCGCCGCGCAGGTGGACGTTCATGACCGTGTCCCAGTCGGACTCGGTCATCTTGAACAGCATGTTGTCGCGGGTGACGCCCGCGTTGTTGACCAGCACGGTCGGCCCGCCGAGCTCCTCGGCGATGCGCTCGACCGCGGCGGCGACCTGCTCGGGGTCGCTCACGTCGGCGCCCACGGCCAGGGCCTTGCCGCCTGCGGCCTCGATCGCCTCGACCGTGCCCTTGGCCTGGGCCTCGTCGAGGTCCAGGACGGCGACGGCGAACCCGTCCTGGGCCAGCCGGATCGCCGTCGCGGCGCCGATGCCGCGCGCCGCCCCGGTCACGACGGCCACCCGGGCCGTACCTGCCTCGCTCATCAACACGATCCCTTCACGCAGATAGGCGGCCGCCGGCGGCTCGATCGCCCCGCGTGGCCGCGCCCTTCCCCCGACACGGTACGGGCGCGGCGCACCGAACCTCAGGCGGGCTGGCGCAGCTGGGTCACCGCGGCGTCGTCCGGCAACGGCTCCTGCGACGCCGGGTGCTCGACCAGGGCCAGCACCCGGTTGGCCATGAACCGCGCGGTGCGGACCTTGGTGCCGCCGCGGGTGGTCTCGGTGACCTCGACCAGCCCTCGGCCGTGGGTGATCTCCACCCGGCGGCCCGCTCGGGTGGCCTCGATCTCGTAGGTACGGGTGTCGTCACCGGCGTCGATGACGACCTCCACTCGGTCGCCTCGCATGGCTCTCTCCTCCTCGGCTGCCGGGCGGTTCACCCGACCTACCGACAACGTACGGAGGGGGTACGACATTCCGTTTCCGCAGCTCGCGCCGCGTGTCGAGGGGTCAGTCGGAGTGCGGACGGCGGTGCGGGTGGGGCAGCGAGCGCACCGACGCCAGCGCGGCCCGCCGGGCGTGCGCCCGCTTGCGCGCGCGGGAGGTCCGGGGCGCCCGTGGCTCCTCGCGCAGCAGGACGTCCAGCCAGTGCCCGCGCGGGTCGACGTCCACCAGCAGGGCCTTGACCAGGAGCGTCAGCGGGATGGCGAGCAGCGCGCCGAGCGCCCCCATGACCCAGCCCCAGAACAGCAGCGCGACGAACGTGACCGTCATCGACAGCCCGACCGAGTCCCCCGACGAACCGCGGCTGGATCAGCGTCTGGACCACGAAGTTGAGCACGCTGTACAGGACGACGATCGCGATCAGCTCGCCCCAGCCGCCGGCGAGCAGGCCGAGCAGCGCGGGCGGGATGAGCCCGAGGACGAAGCCGATGTTGGGCACGTAGTTGGTGATGAACGACAGCACGCCCCACAGGACGGCGGCCGGCACACCGAGCAGCGCCAGCCCGATCGCGTCGCCGATGGCGACGATCGCGCCGAAGACCGTGCTCACCAGCAGGTAGCTGCGGGTGCCCCGGGCGAACAGCCCGAGCGCGATCGGCAGGTGCGGCCGCTCCGCGGCGACGAGGGCCAGCCGCCGGCCGAACCCGCCGGACTCGATCGCGAGGAACACCAGCGCCGAGAGCAGGAGCAGCAGCGTCGTGGCGGCGTCGGTGAGCCGGCTCAGCAGCCCGGTGGCCACGCCGACCAGCTGGCTGTAGTCGATGTTGTTCACCAGGTCGGAGAGCTGCCCGCTGACCACGCCGGCGTTGTTCAGGTCCCGCACGAC
Protein-coding regions in this window:
- the fabG gene encoding 3-oxoacyl-ACP reductase FabG codes for the protein MSEAGTARVAVVTGAARGIGAATAIRLAQDGFAVAVLDLDEAQAKGTVEAIEAAGGKALAVGADVSDPEQVAAAVERIAEELGGPTVLVNNAGVTRDNMLFKMTESDWDTVMNVHLRGAFLMTRAVQKYMTEAKFGRIVSLSSVSALGNRGQANYSTAKAGLQGFTKTVAIELGKFGVTANAIAPGFIQTEMTKATAERMGIPFDDFIKGAASQIPVQRVGQPEDIAHLVSFLVSEGAGFVSGQVIYAAGGPRA
- a CDS encoding AI-2E family transporter, which produces MVAQPNLPGRRLTPGHEASAASSRPVPSAEPSVEPEEEPASVADVADAAEETAQAEGTPVPDAPLAPSSSGGLPRWLLLLLGGASATVAVAGLREISWLVAPVLLALVVVIALAPVQTWLMRAGWPRWASATVLLVLVWTVLLGFVGLLVLSVAQLAALLPDYADRAEVLINGVVRDLNNAGVVSGQLSDLVNNIDYSQLVGVATGLLSRLTDAATTLLLLLSALVFLAIESGGFGRRLALVAAERPHLPIALGLFARGTRSYLLVSTVFGAIVAIGDAIGLALLGVPAAVLWGVLSFITNYVPNIGFVLGLIPPALLGLLAGGWGELIAIVVLYSVLNFVVQTLIQPRFVGGLGRAVDDGHVRRAAVLGLGHGGARRAARHPADAPGQGPAGGRRPARALAGRPAARGATGAPDLPRAQAGARPAGRAGVGALAAPPAPPSALRLTPRHAARAAETECRTPSVRCR